The Rhizoctonia solani chromosome 4, complete sequence genome contains a region encoding:
- a CDS encoding flavin-containing monooxygenase/FMO family protein has protein sequence MVSTSTRPSRPRRFAIIGAGGAAGLASLKVLFDELRDYVRAGEVEVVGFEQREDVGGVWLSEPRPDPSKKKWPETPVYDSLTTNVPHPIMFFPSHLAPPSTPLFTGSQTVNDYMRSYVDKFELRKYIQFNAQVTSATWNSSTHQWKVATKPHEGPGAESVSYFDHLLVANGHYRHPFVPNIDGFGEWASSNDRSYIHSIWYRTPDPYRNRDVLVIGGGRSGVDCSDEISLVARKTVHSVRSLGDQDFEHIIQRGAISHFTSDGFVHFKNGKREYVDRVIFATGYQYDCSFLTQLPVEEPQHTSGHLYNSGFHIFPLALHTFPLRAAFPPNSLAFIGLPIGITVFSLVEVQATLAVRQMTGGVSLDFDYELSRALQWNDELQKTQPSALEVARAWHKFGADRSYDFLDLLWQKANDSRRIPKWKRDLMPHGYVMRTEWKELERLGLAARWAHGVGKGGIQDWIDLMWRVIHRAEDKQRRHMNLLT, from the exons ATGGTTTCGACTTCAACACGACCAAGTCGCCCACGTCGCTTCGCAATAattggagctggaggtgCAGCAGGGCTCGCCTCACTCAAAGTACTATTTGATGAGCTTCGCGACTATGTTCGAGCTGGGGAAGTCGAGGTAGTGGGGTTTGAACAGCGTGAAGATGTCGGGGGCGTCTG GCTTTCCGAGCCACGTCCAGATCCCTCGAAAAAGAAATGGCCCGAGACACCCGTGTACGATTCGTTAACTACCAATGTTCCACATCCAATCATGTTTTTCCCTTCGCACTTAGCGCCGCCATCGACTCCCCTTTTTACAGGCTCTCAGACGGTCAACGATTATATGCGGAGCTATGTCGACAAGTTCGAACTGAGAAAGTACATTCAGTTTAATGCACAGGTGACCTCGGCGACTTGGAATAGTTCAACCCATCAATGGAAGGTCGCCACCAAGCCACATGAAGGACCAGGAGCTGAAAGCGTCTCTTATTTTGACCATCTGCTAGTAGCCAATGGACACTACCGACACCCCTTCGTTCCAAATATTGATGGGTTCGGAGAATGGGCTTCATCAAACGACCGAAGCTATATCCATTCGATATGGTACCGTACACCTGACCCATACCGCAACCGCGACGTCCTGGTTATCGGAGGCGGTCGCTCCGGAGTTGATTGTAGCGACGAAATTTCCTTGGTGGCAAGGAAGACAGTCCATTCGGTCAGGTCACTCGGGGACCAGGACTTTGAGCACATCATCCAGAGAGGCGCTATATCCCACTTTACATCCGACGGCTTCGTTCATTTCAAGAACGGGAAGAGAGAATACGTAGACCGAGTTATTTTTGCAACCGGGTACCAATACGACTGCTCGTTCTTGACGCAATTACCGGTCGAGGAACCACAGCACACCTCTGGTCACTTGTACAACTCGGGATTCCATATATTCCCGCTTGCACTACATACATTCCCCCTGCGAGCAGCGTTTCCTCCGAACTCTCTTGCATTCATCGGGTTGCCCATTGGAATCACCGTGTTCAGTCTGGTCGAGGTTCAAGCTACGCTCGCAGTCCGCCAAATGACGGGTGGAGTCTCATTAGACTTTGATTACGAGTTATCACGAGCTCTGCAATGGAACGACGAGCTGCAGAAGACTCAACCCTCGGCATTGGAGGTGGCAAGAGCATGGCATAAATTTGGAGCCGACAGGTCGTATGACTTCCTTGATTTACTATGGCAGAAGGCGAACGATAGTAGGCGTATCCCCAAGTGGAAGAGGGATTTGATGCCACATGGATACGTCATGCGCACAGAGTGGAAAGAGCTAGAGAGGTTAGGGTTAGCCGCAAGGTGGGCGCATGGGGTAGGAAAGGGAGGAATTCAGGATTGGATTGATCTGATGTGGCGAGTCATACATCGAGCGGAAGATAAGCAGCGGAGGCACATGAACCTTTTGACTTAA
- a CDS encoding short chain dehydrogenase has protein sequence MSRHFDSTLVFDQVDLDMVIKVINHTVLSLPWDSPIIQWSFVYVAAITTFWFLKFASRLWRNGGSWLYSPERIDWGEQTVLITGGSSGIGALLANTLAVRNVTVVVLDVNPIVTENYNISYYKCDVSKWEEVEAVAKEVIEDVGHPTIIVNNAGVVQGKRIVDLAVSDVKQTLDTNVASHFWTLKAFLPGMIEEKKGHIITVSSIMGLAGAARMADYCASKAALLGLHESLRYELDNDYNTPAIRTTLLCPGHVMTPLFSHVKLPESWWYKFIVPSLAPHDVVKAMIAAMDEQESRTIFMPFYTQFVRLTGVMPSWARDFCQWISQADYAMRDFIKVTGRRADEPALTKE, from the exons ATGTCTCGCCACTTTGATTCTACACTTGTGTTCGACCAGGTCGACCTGGACATGGTGATAAAGGTCATCAACCACACAGTTCTCA GCCTCCCATGGGACTCCCCGATTATCCAGTGGTCATTCGTATACGTGGCTGCTATCACCACCTTCT GGTTCCTCAAATTTGCATCGAGGCTTTGGCGCAATGGTGGTAGTTGGCTCTACAGCCCAGAGCGCATTGACTGGGGCGAGCAAACTGTGCTCATCACTGGTG GCTCCTCGGGAATAGGCGCGTTGCTAGCCAATACGTTGGCTGTTCGGAACGTTACCGTTGTAGTCCTAGACGTCAACCCGATTGTCACTGAAAACT ATAACATTTCATACTATAAATGCGACGTCTCCAAGTGGGAGGAAGTAGAGGCTGTAGCAAAGGAAGTTATTGAAGATGTTGGTCATCCAACCATCATTGTAAATAATGCAGGTGTCGTTCAAGGTAAAAGGATCGTCGACCTGGCAGTTTCGGATGTCAAGCA AACTCTCGATACCAATGTGGCTTCGCATTTCTGGACGCTGAAAGCTTTCCTGCCTGGTATGATTGAAGAAAAGAAAGGACACATC ATCACCGTTTCATCGATCATGGGCCTCGCCGGAGCGGCTCGGATGG CCGACTATTGCGCCTCGAAGGCTGCTCTGCTTGGACTGCACGAATCGCTTCGATATGAGCTTGACAATGACTacaacaccccggcaatccGAACGACATTACTTTGCCCAGGTCACGTCATGACTCCGTTGTTCAGCCATGTCAAGCTCCCTGAATCCTGGTGGTACAAATTCATTGTGCCCAGCCTCGCACCCCATGATGTTGTTAAGGCCATGATTGCTGCCATGGACGAACAAGAAAGCCGGACTATTTTCATGCCTTTCTACACTCAATTTGTCAGGCTTACCGGGGTCATGCCGAGCTGGGCCAGGGATTTCTGCCAATGG ATTTCGCAAGCGGACTACGCTATGCGTGATTTCATCAAAGTCACCGGTCGGCGAGCTGACGAACCAGCACTCACAAAAGAATGA
- a CDS encoding DDE superfamily endonuclease: MRAIHILKYLQKLVFPHLWHAKLLNVGKHTAPLPPCLDLAAHANSHLNCNGLTAVQVKYIAQSRRYRRYVARQKPFLDKRKVLKRLEWARVNRFRNWDEAIWTDKLQLGTGNHSVHPMVTRKPGEAYLPECLAPTFQSGHEALMVWGCISHGYKGPLIQLEMAPRLQLRNGRWRGGGFNSEGYVMQVLNGPLKDFIAQMEKVKGHRMLVVEDGAPAHKGKLAKQACEELGIKHIAHPPSSPDLNPIEPLWMELKQRVYSTPGARRSLEHLWNATEAAWKSFTADDINKYTRKMPSRVTALVKSKGLPTKF; the protein is encoded by the exons ATGAGGGCAATTCATATCCTGAAATACTTGCAAAAACTGGTGTTCCCCCATCTGTGGCATGCAAAACTGTTAAACGTTGGGAAACATACGGCACCCTTGCCTCCTTGCCTTGATCTGGCCGCCCACGCAAATTCTCACCTCAATT GTAATGGCCTTACTGCTGTGCAAGTCAAGTACATTGCCCAGAGCCGGCGCTACCGCCGATATGTTGCGCGCCAAAAGCCATTCTTAGATAAGCGAAAGGTCCTAAAGCGTCTAGAATGGGCTCGCGTGAACCGGTTTAGGAACTGGGATGAAGCCATTTGGACTGACAAGCTCCAGTTGGGGACCGGCAATCACTCAGTTCACCCAATGGTCACCCGGAAACCCGGAGAGGCATATCTCCCGGAATGCCTAGCCCCAACCTTTCAAAGTGGCCATGAAGCATTAATGGTATGGGGGTGTATCTCCCATGGGTATAAGGGGCCACTTATCCAACTGGAGATGGCTCCCCGGCTGCAATTGCGTaatgggaggtggagggggggagggttcaactcagaaggatatgttATGCAGGTCCTAAATGGTCCACTTAAGGACTTCATTGCACAGATGGAGAAAGTCAAGGGACACAGGATGCTAGTAGTTGAAGATGGGGCCCCGGCACACAAAGGAAAGCTAGCCAAACAGGCTTGTGAAGAACTTGGTATTAAACACATTGCACACCCCCCAAGTTCACCAGACCTAAACCCAATAGAACCATTATGGATGGAACTTAAGCAACGTGTGTACAGTACCCCTGGGGCCCGAAGAAGTCTTGAGCACCTTTGGAATGCCACTGAAGCTGCCTGGAAATCCTTCACAGCAGATGATATCAATAAGTACACACGGAAAATGCCATCTCGGGTAACAGCTTTAGTTAAGTCAAAGGGACTCCCAACAAAATTCTAA
- a CDS encoding peroxisomal membrane anchor protein (Pex14), with amino-acid sequence MSTMDTHSQPPEMQPVVSPSTDPVEITTSPKESQEPQATTQPVATTPLTQVEQFAFEEQQKSSDLVSKAQSFLESPELKESDSKSKAQYLADKGLSGDTIDELQQALVSIPVVPPRTYPEALVSPTRSRLLDNLVTIYYFFTYAAGASAVLTWIYSKFVFPRWVKMIRAKQRLREHQIGLLNRLTEQLSEHRIKCLNPSMIAPSEDSKPVIASQLQNISSQIPPTPSKTSRQHALQSLSDLTGYLSSQIHLTSALDAAARAYNFQFSMPGATSTQPKNEIHEQLKKDIRSLKGLLINRRTFMQGGSLVPNLGRPTITGQ; translated from the exons ATGTCTACTATGGATACACATAGTCAACCCCCTGAGATGCAGCCCGTTGTCTCACCTTCCACCGACCCTGTCGAGATCACGACCTCGCCTAAGGAATCGCAGGAGCCCCAAGCTACGACTCAGCCTGTTGCGACGACGCCGCTAACACAAGTGGAACAATTTGCATTTGAAGAACAACAAAAATCATCTGACCTGGTCTCGAAGGCACAGTCTTTCTTGGAGTCTCCTGAACTCAAAGAAAGTGACTCGAAAAGCAAAGCACAGTATCTAGCAGACAAGGGGCTTTCGGGAGACACCATCGATGAACTTCAGCAAGCA CTCGTATCCATTCCGGTTGTCCCCCCACGTACTTATCCAGAGGCACTAGTATCACCTACTCGATCGAGGCTTTTAGACAACCTTGTTACTATATATTACTTCTTCACATATGCTGCGGGAGCCTCTGCAGTTCTTACTTGGATTTATTCT AAATTTGTGTTTCCTCGATGGGTAAAGATGATTAGAGCCAAGCAGCGTCTACGGGAGCATCAAATTGGACTTTTGAACCGTCTAACTGAACAATTGAGCGAGCATAGAATCAAATGTTTGAATCCATCTATGATTGCCCCCAGCGAAGATTCAAAG CCTGTCATTGCCAGCCAGTTGCAAAACATATCCTCACAAATACCCCCAACACCTTCCAAAACATCTAGACAACACGCTCTACAGTCTTTATCTGACCTAACGGGCTACCTCAGTTCTCAAATCCACCTCACCTCTGCACTGGATGCTGCAGCACGAGCATACAATTTCCAATTTTCTATGCCAGGGGCCACTTCTACTCAACCCAAAAATGAAATCCATGAGCAGCTGAAGAAGGATATAAGGTCGCTTAAGGGCTTATTAATCAACAG GCGCACGTTCATGCAAGGAGGCTCGTTAGTGCCTAATTTGGGTCGAC CGACCATAACTGGTCAGTAA